CAAGCATGATAGCCAAAAGACTAACTAACCGTCGCCAGTATATTTGTGCTTCAACGGATTATTTAGCTAAAAATGGAGTGCCGACATCATTAGCCGATTTGGTAAAACACAACTGTTTGATAGGCAGTCAGCCTCATTGGAATGTTCGAGAGAATGGTCAAAACAAAGTGATTAAGGTTCAGGGCAAATTGCAATGCAGCAGTGGATTAAGTCTATTAAGCGCGGCTAAAAAAGGGATGGGAATTGTTCAATTGCCGGGATATTACGTTAATGATGCGATAGCGAGTGGAGAGTTAGTCGTGTTATTGGCTGATTATCAGCAAGATAAAGAAGGAATTTGGGCTTTATATCCGCAAAACAGGTATTTATCAGCCAAGGTTAAATTATTAGTTGAAAAGCTAATGCGTGAGTTACCAAAACATTAGCCTTTATTGGTGACTATAACTGCGTTAAATAACGGTATATTTGTGCTTTGGGTACCCGAGTTAATTTCATTATGGCATCAAAGCTGAGTGGTTTTTTACAGTGTTGTTCAATATGGCTGAGCTGTTGTAACCACAAATGACCTGTCATGGTGGCATCGGCTAGCGCACGGTGAAAAAGGCCATCTGTCGATAATTGATGATATTCAACTAAAGTGGCTAATTTATGGTTGGGCGCTTGTTGGCTGATCCGTCTAGACAATAACAATGAACAGGCAAATTGTCCCTGATAGTGATGATTGATCCGCTTAAATTCGGCATCTAAAAACTTTTTATCAAAGCTGGCATTGTGGGCGACTAAGTTAAAGTTTTGGCAAAAATCAGCAAAGCGTTGCATGACGACTTCGCAAGGTTCTGCTTTTGCTAACATTGCATTACTAATGCCTGTATAGCTTTCGATAAAGCTATTTACTCGGCGACCTGGATTCATTAATGCTTGAAAATTATCAACAATTTTACCATCAACTATTTTTACCGCGCCAATTTCTATGGCACGGTCCCCCATATCAGGTGATAGGCCTGTGGTTTCAAAGTCGAGTACGATTGCGGTATTGGCAAGTGGCATCAAATATTTACTTCCCGATACAGAACGAGCTAAATATTTTTCCGAGTAGATCATCTGAGGTAAATTTACCAGTAATTTCAGATAACGCCATTTGACACATGCGTAGCTCTTCAGCCAACAATTCCCCCGCTTGATATACCTCTAATTGTTCTTTACCCAACTGTAAATGACTCGCGGCTAAATCGAGGGCTTCTAAGTGACGGCGACGGGCGATAAACCCACCTTCAAGATTACTTTGATAACCCATTAATGATTTAAGGTGTTGTTTTAACTCGTCAACACCTAAGCCTGTTTTAGCGGAAATACGATAAACGTCATAACCATTTTCAGTTGATAACGTTAATGATTCACCGGTTAAATCGGCTTTGTTACGGATAACCGTTACTCCAAGTCTGCTTGGTAAGCGGTCGATAAAGTCTGGCCAAATATCATGAGGGTCAACGGCATCTGTGGTGGTGCCATCAACCATAAATAGCACTCTATCTGCGGTTGCTATTTCTGCCCAGGCGCGTTCAATTCCTATTTTCTCAACCGTATCCGCAGTATCACGTAATCCTGCGGTATCAATAATATGCAGTGGCATGCCATCTAGATGAATGTGCTCTCGCAGTACATCACGGGTGGTACCAGCAATTTCAGTGACAATCGCGGATTCTTTTCCCGCTAAGGCATTTAACAAGCTCGACTTTCCGGCATTTGGGCGACCCGCAATGACCACTTTCATCCCTTCACGAATGATAGAGCCTTGTTTGGCACTGGCCTGAACTAGGGTTAGTTTATCGATAATTTTGTAAAGGGCGCTGGCAATTTTACCGTCGGATAAAAAGTCGACTTCTTCATCAGGAAAATCAATGGCTGCTTCAACGTATAAACGTAGGTTAGTTACTTGGTCGACTAACTGATGAACCTCTTTGGAAAACTCGCCTTGTAAAGATTGCAACGCACTTTTTGCGGCTTGTTCACTGGTGGCATCGATTAAGTCTGCAATGGCTTCGGCTTGAGTTAAATCAAGCTTATCATTCATAAAGGCCTGCTCGCTAAACTCACCAGGTTTAGCTATTCGAACACCGTCAATTTCCATGACGCGCTTAATAAGCATATCAAGCACGACTTGGCCGCCATGACCTTGAAGTTCCAGCACATCTTCGCCAGTAAATGAATTTGGCCCTTTAAAAAATAGCGCTATGCCTTGGTCGATAACCTGACCTTGGCTATTGTTAAAATCACAATATTCGGCATAACGGGTTTTAGGCACATGGCCAATAATGGCTTGGGCTACGTTAGCGGCTAAGTCCCCTGATACACGAATAATGCCGACGCCACCACGACCTGGTGCTGTGGCTTGTGCCACAATAGTGTCTGTTGTCACGGTAAATACCTACTAAATTTTTTAAAGGAAAAGGCGGCCAATTAAGCCGCCTTTATATGTTATCTATTTTGCTGAGCTTAGGCTTATTTTAAGCCTTTTTTCTCAAGACCGGCATAAATAATCTTTTGCTGGGTGATGGCAACTAAGTTACCGATTAACCAGTAAAGAACTAAACCAGATGGGAACCATAGGAAGAACACGGTAAAGATAACCGGCATCCACTGCATCATCTTAACTTGCATTGGGTCCATGGTTGGCGCGATAGGCTGCATTTTTTGCATTAACCACATCGACACACCCATTAATAATGGTAATACGTAGTATGGATCTTGAACCGATAAGTCATCAATCCATAGCATGAATGGCGCATGGCGTAATTCATAGCTTTCTAGCAATACCCAGTAAAGCGCAATGAAGATAGGCATTTGCAGAAGAATAGGTAAACAACCACCCATAGGGTTTACTTTTTCTTTCTTGTACAGCTCCATCATAGCTTGACCCATCTTTTGACGGTCATCACCAAAACGGTCTTTCATGTCAGCTAATTTAGGCTGCAGATTACGCATTTTAGCCATAGAGGTGTATTGCGCTTTAGTTAGTGGGTACAAGAGTCCACGAACTGTTAGGGTAATTAGAATAATTGCCACACCCCAGTTACCCACAAATGATTGATAGAACATCAATAACCAATGGATAGGGATTGCAAGCCACCATAAGAAGCCGTAATCAACAACCAAGTTTAATGTTTCTGAAATCGCGGAGAGAGCTTCTTGGTCTTTAGGGCCAACATAAAACTGTGAGCTAATGGTTTGTTCGCTACCAGGAGCAATATCATACATAGCACCACGGAAACCAATATTGGCTAAACCGCCTGCACTGACACTTGAGAAAATGGTGTTGGCATCGGTTGCTGGTGGTACCCAAGCTGATACAAAGTAATGCTGAAGCATTGCCGCCCAACCACCTAGAGTAGGCTGGTTAAGGTTACTTTTGGCCATGTCTTCAAAGTCATACTTTTCATAGCGAGTGTTTTGGGTTGAAAACGCTGCACCACGATAAGTCGGCATCATCATGCTGCTTTCAGATGGTTTAATGGTTTGCTTGATTTGACCATACATTTGAACTTGAAGTGGCGAAGCTGACGTGTTGTTAATTTGGTAATCAACACCCACATCAAATTGACCGCGAGTAAATGTAAAGGTTTTAACGTAAGTCACGCCGTTATCAGCCGTAAAAGTAAAAGGCACTTTTAAGGTGTCTTGACCGTCTGCTAAAGTAA
This Shewanella aestuarii DNA region includes the following protein-coding sequences:
- the yidC gene encoding membrane protein insertase YidC; protein product: MESQRNILLIGLLFVSFLMWQQWQDDKAPQPAVATQSVSQVNVPTDHSADVPEADSTGLPVNLPATNNLISIKTDQLDIKISPMGGDIVYAALIEHKRDIDKEDPFILLEQDSNFTYIAQSGLIGRDGIDSSAKGRAQFVTSAESFTLADGQDTLKVPFTFTADNGVTYVKTFTFTRGQFDVGVDYQINNTSASPLQVQMYGQIKQTIKPSESSMMMPTYRGAAFSTQNTRYEKYDFEDMAKSNLNQPTLGGWAAMLQHYFVSAWVPPATDANTIFSSVSAGGLANIGFRGAMYDIAPGSEQTISSQFYVGPKDQEALSAISETLNLVVDYGFLWWLAIPIHWLLMFYQSFVGNWGVAIILITLTVRGLLYPLTKAQYTSMAKMRNLQPKLADMKDRFGDDRQKMGQAMMELYKKEKVNPMGGCLPILLQMPIFIALYWVLLESYELRHAPFMLWIDDLSVQDPYYVLPLLMGVSMWLMQKMQPIAPTMDPMQVKMMQWMPVIFTVFFLWFPSGLVLYWLIGNLVAITQQKIIYAGLEKKGLK
- a CDS encoding 3'-5' exonuclease; translation: MPLANTAIVLDFETTGLSPDMGDRAIEIGAVKIVDGKIVDNFQALMNPGRRVNSFIESYTGISNAMLAKAEPCEVVMQRFADFCQNFNLVAHNASFDKKFLDAEFKRINHHYQGQFACSLLLSRRISQQAPNHKLATLVEYHQLSTDGLFHRALADATMTGHLWLQQLSHIEQHCKKPLSFDAIMKLTRVPKAQIYRYLTQL
- the mnmE gene encoding tRNA uridine-5-carboxymethylaminomethyl(34) synthesis GTPase MnmE codes for the protein MTTDTIVAQATAPGRGGVGIIRVSGDLAANVAQAIIGHVPKTRYAEYCDFNNSQGQVIDQGIALFFKGPNSFTGEDVLELQGHGGQVVLDMLIKRVMEIDGVRIAKPGEFSEQAFMNDKLDLTQAEAIADLIDATSEQAAKSALQSLQGEFSKEVHQLVDQVTNLRLYVEAAIDFPDEEVDFLSDGKIASALYKIIDKLTLVQASAKQGSIIREGMKVVIAGRPNAGKSSLLNALAGKESAIVTEIAGTTRDVLREHIHLDGMPLHIIDTAGLRDTADTVEKIGIERAWAEIATADRVLFMVDGTTTDAVDPHDIWPDFIDRLPSRLGVTVIRNKADLTGESLTLSTENGYDVYRISAKTGLGVDELKQHLKSLMGYQSNLEGGFIARRRHLEALDLAASHLQLGKEQLEVYQAGELLAEELRMCQMALSEITGKFTSDDLLGKIFSSFCIGK